Proteins found in one Crassostrea angulata isolate pt1a10 chromosome 3, ASM2561291v2, whole genome shotgun sequence genomic segment:
- the LOC128176455 gene encoding conserved oligomeric Golgi complex subunit 1-like, translated as MHKIANSDKNVNHYLPLWNSSSDANMAKHQDTRSAKSLPVHEMDTNILFEKFTVEEIREIEKKTRADIERKKEDLRIMVGERYRDLIEAADTITEMKNSAQNVMSSIAKMEDMCRQLKQRHMVRGTSFQQRMSSGHQGGKKQEVHFYGIASQIKLLLDMPEKIWSALDEEDYLTATQHFLLSRHIHTSLQLESQQSGNLLSMFPVLTRQWAAISHFRTTILQGCRNVLKQPAAKDEQIARVLCSIIVLEDSTPRQVFNEFLLARTTAVQHLFHPSHQNASVKEQISLVVQLITTTVHQIHTVFYSPAEPSDIPCNLLLTILTEITSEKQGACLLETHGSMSAKSLPKSVLEFVPTLRSHAVPVSVQHLQDNCQQWINTCMNNVTSGVGKLLSFVNTVKRLADIRDQVWLYLKQDSCMQGWDVVCQRILNQPLSIWHGFLQPLFISRVKALIKFQLESSTEVTKRQISKVVMAIGSGEEGGIADTDLAGYIWHESPGDIPVNMAWTTATSRSNSDNPGGLIMKAKAYTPVIQSLCKTYEEKLQGLLQDALSYLSLSTPVEESKSSQPEAFDRLSDSDALYVHIQTSCKACLEELIKYFKEHLTLWEKALHDIKDPGINQITQDKVLLIGRLCSAIGDMVPALQQCIMGKSAIHGPDSASSRVLKKQSSSGGGKVSENSEWSSSKERLCNCHREAYRIWVDHLTLSVVTKLRNALSSKEHKNALIYCTRWDEVSIEEETEDGKKISSKIRVPMQASWYVQNLLYSLCREINRVGGHAVQRGTLHQLVSKVTDEVMKSFEEVVSNSRKKDSNCLPLTQQRALQLIFDVKFILQIIPRKDDTVEGKSYQKAAARIIESLEEKVDPFDLDVFSPYMQSHLMKQGQRSAVLYGALTSLDRLGLFSAGRPLQSGQSEQHNVLPLTSCPSRFTLLPISTQPIRSSIQAPALQKSLYKAKASEGGSHSLTETAAAVLPQTSSMQKESSFYNKLGSMSSMSELSSWFSNIGSKS; from the exons CTCTGCCAGTGCATGAAATGGACACAAATAtcttatttgaaaaattcaCAGTAGAGGAGATCAGAGAAATTGAGAAGAAAACAAG AGCTGACattgaaagaaagaaagaagatTTACGTATCATGGTGGG GGAAAGATATAGAGACCTGATAGAGGCAGCTGATACAATCACAGAAATGAAGAACAGTGCTCAAAAT GTGATGTCATCTATAGCTAAGATGGAGGACATGTGCAGGCAGTTGAAGCAGAGACACATGGTCAGAGGCACATCTTTCCAGCAGAGGATGAGCTCGGGGCACCAAGGAGG gAAGAAGCAAGAGGTTCATTTCTATGGTATTGCTTCTCAGATTAAGCTACTGCTGGACATGCCTGAGAAA ATCTGGAGTGCCCTGGATGAGGAGGATTATCTGACTGCGACTCAGCACTTCCTGCTGTCCAGGCACATCCACACCAGTCTCCAGCTGGAGTCCCAGCAATCCGGCAATCTCCTCTCCATGTTTCCCGTGCTCACCCGACAGTGGGCCGCGATCAGTCATTTCAGGACTACGATTCTACAG ggttgcagaaatgttttgaaacaaCCAGCTGCTAAAGATGAG CAAATAGCCAGAGTGCTCTGTTCTATCATTGTGCTAGAGGACAGCACACCTAGACAAGTTTTCAATGAGTTTCTACTGGCCAGAACT ACGGCTGTCCAGCATTTATTTCATCCCAGTCACCAGAACGCCAGCGTGAAGGAGCAGATCTCTCTAGTAGTACAGCTGATTACGACCACGGTCCACCAGATACACACCGTCTTCTACAGCCCCGCCGAACCCTCAGACA TTCCCTGTAATCTTCTTCTGACTATTTTGACAGAAATCACTTCAGAGAAACAAG GTGCTTGTTTGTTGGAAACACATGGATCCATGTCTGCCAAAAGCCTGCCAAAGTCTGTATTAG AGTTTGTTCCTACCCTGCGGTCTCACGCTGTCCCTGTGTCTGTACAGCATCTCCAAGACAACTGTCAGCAGTGGATTAACAC ATGCATGAACAATGTGACCAGTGGAGTGGGGAAGCTTCTGAGTTTTGTAAACACTGTAAAGCGTTTAGCAGACATCAGAGACCAAGTTTGGCTGTACCTCAAACAA GATAGCTGTATGCAAGGATGGGATGTGGTCTGTCAGAGAATTCTAAACCAGCCGCTCTCTATTTGGCACGGATTTCTACAGCCCCTCTTCATTAGCCGAGTCAAG GCATTGATAAAGTTCCAGTTGGAATCTAGTACAGAAGTAACAAAGCGCCAAATAAGCAAGGTTGTCATGGCGATTGGATCTGGAGAAGAAGG AGGTATAGCTGACACAGATTTAGCTGGTTATATTTGGCATGAATCCCCTGGAGATATACCTGTTAACATGGCCTGGACTACTGCCACTTCTAGATCAAACTCCGATAATCCTGGAGGACTCATCATGAAAGCCAAAGCATATACCCCGGTCATTCAGAG TCTATGTAAAACCTATGAAGAGAAACTACAAGGACTGCTACAGGATGCCCTGAGTTATCTTTCCTTGTCGACTCCTGTGGAAGAATCCAAATCCTCACAGCCGGAGGCTTTTGACCGCCTCTCAGATTCAGATGCACTGTATGTCCACATCCAGACTTCCTGTAAAGCATGTTTAGAAGA ACTTATAAAGTACTTCAAAGAACATTTGACTCTCTGGGAGAAAGCCTTGCATGACATCAAGGATCCTGGCATCAATCAGATCACACAGGACAA AGTTCTATTGATTGGAAGGCTATGTTCTGCTATTGGGGACATGGTGCCAGCTCTACAGCAGTGCATTATGGGAAAATCTGCCATTCATGGACCAGACAGTGCCAGCAGCAG GGTGCTGAAGAAACAGTCGTCCAGCGGTGGAGGCAAAGTTAGTGAGAATTCAGAATGGTCCAGCTCAAAGGAGAGACTGTGTAACTGTCATAGAGAGGCCTACAG AATATGGGTGGATCATTTGACTTTATCAGTGGTGACAAAGTTGAGGAATGCTCTCAGCTCTAAGGAACACAAGAATGCTCTCATCTACTGCACA AGATGGGACGAAGTCAGCATAGAGGAAGAAACAGAAGACGGGAAAAAGATCAGCTCCAAAATCAGGGTGCCGATGCAG GCTTCATGGTATGTTCAGAACCTGCTGTACAGTCTGTGTCGAGAAATCAATCGAGTGGGAGGTCATGCAGTGCAGAG GGGAACATTGCATCAACTTGTATCCAAGGTAACTGATGAAGTAATGAAATCCTTTGAGGAGGTGGTATCTAACAGCAGAAAGAAAGACAGCAATTGCCTCCCCCTGACTCAGCAGAGGGCACTTCAGCTCATATTTGACGTTAAATTCATCCTTCAAATCATTCCTAGGAAAGATGACACAGTG GAGGGTAAATCCTACCAGAAGGCAGCAGCCAGGATCATTGAGAGTCTGGAGGAGAAGGTGGACCCGTTTGATCTGGATGTCTTCTCTCCCTACATGCAGTCACACTTGATGAAGCAGGGACAGAGATCAGCA GTATTGTATGGTGCTCTGACATCGTTGGATCGCCTTGGACTGTTCAGTGCAGGGAGACCTCTACAATCGGGTCAGAGTGAGCAGCACAACGTCCTTCCGCTGACTTCCTGTCCCAGTCGGTTCACTCTCCTCCCCATCAGCACTCAGCCAATCAGATCATCGATACAGGCTCCAGCTCTACAGAAGTCACTGTATAAAGCCAAG GCCTCTGAGGGAGGGTCCCACTCCCTGACAGAGACGGCGGCGGCAGTCCTACCCCAGACCAGCAGCATGCAGAAAGAGAGCTCCTTCTACAACAAGCTAGGCAGCATGTCCAGTATGTCCGAACTGTCCAGCTGGTTCTCCAACATCGGCTCAAAGTCCTAG